A window of Haloarcula marismortui ATCC 43049 genomic DNA:
TTTTAATGCCCAGTCACCGGGTACCCCAGGGTATGGATGCGGCACCCACTGTCGGGGAGTTGACACCGCCGGATCGAACGCTAATGGGTCCCGGCCCGAGCGACGTCCACCCGCGCGTGCTCAAGGCGATGAGTACGCCGCTGGTCGGCCATCTTGACCCCTCGTTCATCGAGATCATGGACGAGGTCCAGAACCTCCTCCGGTATACGTTCCGGACGGACAACAAGTGGACGATTCCGGTCTCCGGGACCGGTTCCGCGGCGATGGAGGCGGCCATCGGCAACGTCGTCGAGCCGGGCGATACGATGCTCGTCCCGACGAACGGCTACTTCGGCGACCGGATGGCAAGCATGGCCGAGCGCGCGGGCGGCGAGGTCGTCACCGTCGACGCACCCTGGGGCCAGCCGCTCGACCCGGCAGCGGTCGAAGCGGCATTCGACGAACACAGCCCGGACGTGTTCGGGTTCGTCCACGCCGAGACCAGCACTGGCGTTCTCCAGCCGTCGGTGCCTGAACTCACTGACATCGCCCACGCAAACGACGCGCTGGTCATCGCTGACAGCGTGACCTCGCTGGGCGGCGTCGAACTCCGCGTCGACGAGTGGGGCATCGATGTGGCGTACTCCGGCCCGCAGAAATGCCTCTCCTGTCCACCGGGCGCGAGCCCGCTCACGCTCAACGACGACGCGATGGACAAGGTCCTCTCCCGCGAGTCCGAGGCCCGCTCGTGGTATCTGGACATCTCCCTGCTGGAAGGGTACTGGGGCGAGGAGCGCGCCTACCACCACACGGCCCCGATCACGAACGTGTATGCACTCCGTGAGGCGCTCCGACTCGTCGCCGAGGAAGGCATCGAAGAACGCTGGGACCGCCACCTGCGCGTCGCTGGCGCGCTGAAGGCCGGCGTCGAGGGCATGGGGCTGGAGATGAACGCCCCCGACGACTTCTGGCTCCCGAGTCTGAACACCGTCCGCGTGCCCGACGGCGTTGACGACGGCGCGGTCATCCAGTACCTGCTAGACGAGTACGACCTCGAAATCGCCAGCGGACTGGGTGCACTGGAAGGCGACATCTGGCGTATCGGCTGCATGGGCCATTCGGCCCGACGGCAGAACGTCAGCTATCTGCTTGCAGCGCTGGGTAACGCGCTCGGTGAGCAGGGCGCGGCCATAGACGTGGACGCTGGACTGGCGGCGATGAGCGAGCGCTTCTAACGCCACGCCAAGCCGACACCCGCAGTTCGATTCGAGATTCTGCAGGTCTATATTCAGCACCTTGTGGCCCCTCGGTTTTTGCTTTGTTTCGAGACCTGCGTCTACTGCTTCAAGCGCATCACAGCAGTACGGTTCATATCACCCGGTCGAGCTGGTCACGCAGACTGGCTTTCTTACCCTGCGAGAACATATGTCATGATTTAATTCAGTTGCACTAACACATCTACGTGTGATGTACAGTGTACTCATACCCGTCGACAGAGACGAAGCGCGCGCGTCGAATCAAGCGAGCTATGTTTCACAGCTCCCGGATGCCACTGACACCGTCGAGGCGACAGTGCTCTACGTGGTGCCCCCCGACGAATTCGCCGACGCTGCTGAGGTGGCGTTCGACGACATAGACGCTGCTGTCCAGGCGGCCAACCAACTGGAAGCGGCTGGCGTCTCGGTAACTCGAATGGTTGATGACGGCGGCGTTGCCCAACAGATCGTCCGTACCGCGACCGAACTGGACAGCGATGAGATCGTCGTCGGCGGACGCAAGCGATCGGGCGTCTCGAAAGTCTTGCTCGGTAGTACTGCACAGGACGTCCTGCTCTCAGCTGAGCGGCCGGTCACAATCACGGGCGAGAGCGTTGTCCTCGGCGACGGAATACGGCGAGTCCTCGTCCCAGTCGATACGAGCGAAGAGCGAGCACGGAACCAGGCTAAGTACCTGACTTCCCTTCCCAACATTCCCGATTCAGTCGAAGCAACGGTCCTCTTCGTATTCCCACATCAGGATTACAAGGGCGCTCCATCCCACGACTTTGAGGAGGTCGACGCCGCTGTCACTGCTGCGGAGCATCTGGAAGCGAAGGGCATCTCCGTCGAACGAGTCGCCGTCGGCGGCGAGGTCGGACGGAAGATACTCGACGCCGCAACGGACCGGGACGCCGACAGCATCGTCATAGGCGGACGCAAACGGTCGGGGATCGCGAACGTCCTCCTCGGGGGCACCACGCAGGACATCATGCTCGCTGCCGAACGCCCGGTTACGCTCACCGGCTGACCGCCTTCAGTGGCCGGGTGGTGCAAGGTTGAAACGCAAGCCCGTTCTTATTTGAACGCCTGACTCGTGCTCAAATCGCCCCGGTAGGCGTACTTGCCGCTCACAGTCTCACGTTCGATGATTCGCGGAAAACCAAGTCCGCCCTCCCCGATTTGAACGCCGGAAGACGTGCTCACTTCGCTGCGCGTCTTCCGAGCCCTCGCTCGCTTCGCTCACGAGGACGGGGGACAAGTCGATCTACAGCCGATTGCGAATCAACAGAAAACCAAGTCCGCCCTCCCCGATTTGAACGGGGGACAAGTCGATCTACAGTCGACTGCTCTACCAGTCTGAGCTAAGGGCGGTCGACACCCGAAAATACCCCGCCGTCTGGACTTAAGGGTTGTTATTCGCGGAGGGTTCGCCGGACGGTCACACGACGCGGAGTGACACACTGGCCAATGTCAGACACGTCTGACCCGCTTGCCGATGTTCTGACAGACGGGTCAAAGCAGTCTCCAAGGGAATCTGAGCAAGGCGGTGTATCGCGTCATGCCGGTAGCTGACGGGCGTCAGACAGCGCGGGAAGATTAAAATACCATCATGTATAATACTCTCACCGAGTCCGATGAGTAAAATAACGTTCCGTGCTGACGATGACCTCATCGACCAACTCGAGGCGTTCGATGCCTCGAAGAGCGAGGTCATGCGCGAGGCGCTCCGGGAGTACCTCGGAGACGCGTCTCCGTCAGCGTCGGACCCACCGTCGTCGGCGTCGGAGTCCGTGACCGACGCCGAGACGATCGACGAACTCATCGAAGAACGTGTTGACAGTATCATCGCCGACCGACTGCAAACGCGACACCACCACCCGCAGCCACAGGATGTCAACGTAAACATCTCGTTAGACGGCGTCAGCGCAGGGGCAGCGAACGCCGAAACCGAACAACGGCGCACCGCTGACCGGGGTGCAAGCGCCGAGGACGGGCGGTCTCACAGTGAAAGTCAGGCGTCCGACACGAGCGGGCGTAAGACAGAGCCGGAAACACGGGAGAGGTCCGACACAGAGGAACGTAAGACATGCGCGCAATGCGGTGAAAATCTGGGCTCTGACCACGTTTACTGCCCGAACTGCGGTGAGAAGGCATCCCGTCGGGTGTTCTGTGATTGCGGCGATGAGCTCCGGTCGGACTGGGGTTTCTGTCCGGGGTGCGGAAGACGCACGCCTGCGGCGGATGTGCTTGACCAGACCTAAACCAGCGTTTGCACGCATTACACGCCCTCTAAACGCCGTAAGCGGGAAAGTGTATGACACTGCCCGTAAGTTTTAATACATCAGGGTCAGTGGTTTATTCTGCGTAAGACGGTCGTCTTACACAGCGGCGAACGCGAGGGGATGCCGCCCTCGTACTGCGGTTTCGCTGTGTAAACACTCGTGCGGGTCGTAAACAGATCCCGTCCGGGCCGTCTTACCCAAGGGGAAACTACCAAACATGGAGCGTGTGACACTACGGATTCCGAAGCAGCAGATTGAAGAGGTCGAACAAATGGTCGAGACGGGCGAGTACCCCAATCGGAGCGAAGCGATTCGCTCGGCGGTTCGGGAGATGCTCGCCGAGGAAGGCTCCGAGAAAGCCTCCGAAAAGAAGCGGTCCTGGGCCAAGGTGTAACGATGCAGGATATCGTTAATGAGGCCCTCGAACGCGACGAGCAGGAGCAGAAACAGCTGTCCGACAGTGATGTCGACGGCTTCGGCGACCCGCGCATCGTCATCGTCGGCTGTGGTGGCGCCGGCAACAACACGGTCAACCGCCTGTACAACATCGGCGTCGAGGGCGCTGACACCGTGGCCATCAACACGGACAAACAGCACCTCAAGATGATCGAAGCCGACACGAAGATTCTGGTCGGCAAGTCTCTCACCAACGGCCTCGGTGCCGGTGGCGACCCGTCGATGGGCGAGCGCGCGACGGAGATGGCACAGGGGACTATCAAGGAAGTGCTGGGCGACGCTGACCTCGTGTTCGTTACCGCCGGCATGGGTGGCGGAACCGGGACCGGGGCCGCCCCCGTCGTCTCGAAGATCGCCAAGGAACAGGGCGCAATCGTCGTCGGCATGGTGTCGACGCCGTTCAACGTCGAGCGAGCACGGACGGTCAAGGCCGAGGAAGGCCTGGAGAAGCTCCGCAACGAAGCGGACTCCATCATCGTGCTGGACAACAACCGTCTGCTCGATTACGTCCCGAACCTGCCGATCGGCAAGGCGTTCTCCGTGATGGACCAGATCATCGCCGAGACTGTCAAGGGTATCTCGGAGACCATCACACAGCCGAGCCTCATCAACCTCGACTACGCCGACATGACATCCATCATGAATCAGGGCGGCGTCGCGGTGATGCTTGTCGGCGAGACTCAGGACAAGAATAAGACCGAAGAGGTCGTCAAGGACGCGATGAACCATCCGCTGCTTGACGTGGATTACCGCGGCGCGAGCGGTGGCCTAGTCCACATCACCGGCGGCCCGGACCTCACGCTGAAGGAGGCCGAGGGCATCGCACAGAACATCACCGAGCGGCTCGAGGCCGACGCCAACGTCATCTGGGGCGCACGGATTCAGGAAGAGTACAAGGGTAAGGTGCGGGTCATGGCCATCATGACCGGCGTCCAGTCCGCCCAGGTACTCGGCCCGACGACCCAGAAGCAGGCCAACAAGTCCCGCGAGGCGATTCAGGAAGTCGGCGACGACACGTCCTTCGACGCGTCAGACAACGTCGAAAGCTTCGACAGCCCCGCCCCGAACAGCGGGAGTCAGAGCAGCGGCGGTCGCACCACCGGCTACAGCGAGACCGACGGCGGGCAGGACCAGCGGGAGAAGAACAACGGACTCGACGTCATCCGGACGAACAAGTAGCGACGTCTACGACTTTTCTTTCGGTTTCTACGGCCGCGAGCGACGCGATCGGTACAATAGTATACAGAACCGATACGTGTACGTCGGGATGTCAGACACGCGCGTCAGACCGCTTCCAGCGCGTCCAGCAGATTGCACTTCCGGCAGAGGTCCCGCGCCGTCGGTGCGCCGCAGTTGTCGCACTCGCCGTAGTCGGTGTCGCTGTTCTCGCCGCCGTAGGTGTCGGCGGCTAACGCGGCGAGTTTTTCGTAGCCGGCCATAATCGAGTGGCGGGTTCCGGGGTGGTTCTCTTCGAGGCCAAGCATGAGCTCCTGTATCTCGCCGCGGTAAGCCTCCTCGGCGTGGGGACATTCGGTGATGTGCGCCGGGAGATCTTCGAACCGGGCGTACAGCGCGACTTCCTTCTCCGGGATGTCACGGAGCGGCTTGGCCCGTGGGATATGGTGGTCTTGCGCCTCACGCGTCTGCTCCGTCGGTGCGTCGGCGGACGAGTCGAACGGTCCCAGCGACGCTTCGAAATGCTTGGCGATCTGTGAGATATCGCCTTCGAGGAAGTTCATCAGTGCCGTCTCGGCCTCGTCGTCGAGGTTGTGGCCGGTCAGGAGTTTATCGGCGTCGAGTTCCTCGGCGTACTTCGAGAGGAGGTCACGGCGGAACACACCACAGTAGGCACAGGCGGCCATCCCTTCGGGGTCGTCCTCGACGACATCGTCCATCTGGACGCCGAACTCCTCGGCGTAGGAGACGGTGACGTGTTCGATGCCCAGATCATCGGTCAGTTCTTCACAGGCCTCTAAGCTCGCGTCGCGATAGCCCTCAATGCCCTCGTGGATAGAAAGCGCAACCAGTTCGATGCGGGGGTCTTCGGCGAACGTGTCGTGCAGAATCTGCGTGAGAACGACGCTGTCTTTGCCGCCCGAGAGGCCGATGACCCACGTCTCAGGGTCCTCAACCGTGGCGTCGTCGGACACGAGGCCGTCCTCGCGGATGCGACGGCGGACCCGTTTCGTGACCGCTCGGCAGAGATGAGACTCACAGAGGTGAAGCCCGGAATAGGCCGCGTGTAACACCGCATTCTCGCCGCATTTGTCGCACTCCATCGTAGCGAGTAGTCGTGGCCGCAATGGTGAGAGGGTTTCGTCTCGGCCTCGACGGACAGGGTCGCACCGAACCGGTCACAGCCACACCTCACAGCGCGTCGGGGCCGTGCTGTAACGTGTCGATGACTGTCTCGGCGGTGTCCTCGCGGCCGCTCGAGGAGAACAGTTCGTGGCCGCCGTCATACAGCCGGATACGGTCGGCCGGCAGGCGCTCCCCGACGGCACGCGGGTCGACAACTGTGTCCGTAAGTGAGCAAAACGCCGCGGCAGTGTCCCGGGCCGGCGGCAGCGACCGCTGGGCACGAAACACCGTCCGAAGGAAGGCGGGCGAAACCGACGACGGAGCCTCCGCGAGTTGCTGGGCCGTCGCCAGGTCGCCGATAGCATCGGCGTCCAAGGTATCGATAGGGATGAACGGTTTCGTAATCGGGAGCGATGCGATAGCGTCGAGTACCGGCCCCGGAACCGGAAAGTCACTGTCCCACCAGGGGCTCAGGTACACTCGATTCCCAATACCGTCGGCGTCGAGATGGGCTGCTGTCAGTCCGCCCGCGCTGTGTCCGAGCAGGTCGAACCTGCCGAGGTCGGCGGCGTACTCCTGAACCGGACCGACCCACTCCCGCCGGTAGTCGGTGATGTGTGTCGGCAGTTCGACGGCGTGAACGCGGTACGCCGTGGTAAGCTGGTCGATGAGCCACTGGACAGTCCGGTGTCGACACCGGTTCCCCCAGCCGAGGACGAACAGGCAATCCTGTACAGCCCCCTCGTCGTACACGCGAATCTGCATACCCGACGTTCCCGCGGCGAGGACATAAGCCCGGGTGAACGCCTGACAGCCGTCCGTCGCGTTGTCGATATGGATCGCCCGTGTGCGCTCACGGCCGCCACGACAGCCACGCCCCGTGTGGCTCGTAGTCGACGAGGTGGGTCGTCTTGACGCCGTCACCACTCCAGCGCTTCCAGTCCAGTTCCACCGACTCGCCGCCTGACAGGTCCCGCCGACCGGTGAGCCAGTGAAGCTGGCGCTCGGCCATTTGCGCTTCGAGCAACGCCGTCAGCGCCTCGCTCAGTTCCGCCGGGACCTGATACAGCACGAGCGTGTTGACGACACAGACCGGGACGTCGGACGGAATCTCGTCGAGGACCGGCGGCAGGTCATCGAGCATGTCGCCCTCGATAAGCTCGGGTGGGTCGTCGCGTGCAACCGTCAGCGCACCGTCTAAGACGGCGCGCCGTTCCTCGTGTTCGGGCCAGACAAGTGCGCGGAGCCAGTCCCTGTCGGCCTCGTCGGTCACGTCGAGCGGATTGCGGTCGAGACCGACCCGGGAGCGGATAGCGGGCGGCGTTTCCGGGAGCGGCGAGTCGCCACGTCGGACGCGACTCCCGATGGTGACTGGCGAGTCGCTGTTGCCGACCACACGACCGTCGTAGTCGTAGCGGTAGCGGTCAAACAGCAGGTTCAGGCCGGCGCTCGGACCGAGTTCCACCAGCGCGAGCGGCCCGTCGGCGGCGCTTGCCACCTGTGCGATGGCCGGGTAGAGGACCGCACTGCGCCGTACCGCGTTCGTCTGCGTGCGCCGGGTCCGCAGGAGCGGCCGGATGGCGTCGGCATGGTCGAGGCAGAACTCGCGGAAGGCTGGAAAGCACCCGTCATCAGGGGCCTGAGATTCCGGAGAGATGCTCGGGTAGTACTCGGCCAGCCGATGGTCAGGATGCCGGTCGAGCAGGTAATGCACTGCGGCCAGCAGGAGGTGCGGGGCCTGGCGACCCTCGGGAACGGTCGCTGCGATGTCGAGGATATCGCTGTCTTCCGCCGCCTCGCGGCAGAGGTGAGCGTACAGCGGGGAGGAATCGGTGGCCCACTCAGCCAGGTCCCGAAACTGTGCCTGAAGCGCTGACATATCCTCGTGGAGACAGCACAGTGGTATCAGTGTTCGCCTCCGGAGAGTCAGCGTTTAGGCCGCGCAACTGGTAGAGCAGGCAATGAGTCTGGACCGTCCGGAGGCCGTCGAGCGGGTCGAAGAAATCGTCGCCACAGTCGAGGACGAGACGATGCCGGTCCCGGTCCGGGAGGTGTGGGTGTACGGCGACGTAGCGCTCGGGCTGGACCCGGTCGAGCGGTTGGACGTGTACGTCACCAAAGACATTCTGTTCAAAGACGCGCCCGAGCGCGCCGAGGAGTTCCAGCGCAGTCACGGCGTCGACGGCGTCGGCAAGACCGTCCGGGCCGCGTGGGCCGACGAGCACCCCGAGTACATTCGCGCGAACGCCAACGGCCACGCCGCCCCCGAGAAGTGCCTCGCCGCCCACCTCCTGAACGACGACGAACCGGTCCATCTGGAAGTGTGTAACGCCTCGTTCGAGGACAACGTCACCCAGCGGCTCAAAGGGGCCAAGATGCGAAACGACTACGAGCAGATTCTGGACCCGCGTGGAGCCTGCCTGTGGCTCGACGGCGAACGGTCTCCCGACGCGTTCCAGAAGCTCCGGGACAACGAGTTCGTCTTCCCCACACTAACGCAGTCGCTGTCGATGCTCGGGATGGACGAGACGGAAGCCGGCGACGCTGCCGACGCGGTCAAAGAGTACCGGGCACAGCAGGAGGGAGCGACGGTTCGGGGCGACGTGGTGTAGGCAGTAGGCAGTCACGGCCGGCTTTGGCAGACCGATTACTGCAACCACGGGGTGTCGACTGTTGAAAACTGATGTCCGCAGGCGGGGCATTCGACGAGCCGCGAGCCGCTCCCGCCGTCGGCGACCGCAGTGAACCGGCGGCTCCAGGTCACGTGACGGCACTCCGGACAGCGGCGGACGAGCGGTGGTATCATGGGAAGGCGCGAATCGACACGTGTCGTTCGTAGCCGTTCGCCTTGCAAGGGTCTGTCGGCGGTCGACATCGCTCTGGGCGAGGTCACGGGCATGGACACAGTCCATGACAACTACAACGCGAGTTTGAGCGTACAGAAAGGATACATCCGCGCCGATCGGAGCGTCTCGTATGAACCGAACGAGACGCGAGACACTGGGGCTGGTCGGGGGCCTCGCGGCGACCGTCCTCGGCGGCTGTCTCGCTCCCGGGGCTGGCGGCGACGGCGGCGCGACGACGCCAACGCCGCGAAACGGCACCGACCAGGGCACACCGACCGACACCGAGAACGAAACCCCGACCCGGACGCCAAACAGACTCCCCGCTGGCGTCAAGCGGGTCGACGCGCCGCCGTACGACACTGAGGAGCCCACGTGCTCGGGAGACGGGCAGAACGAGGACTACGACCCGCTGTATCTCTGTGCCAACATGCCGGCCGAGCCGTCGCTGGCGTTCGACCAGCGGCCGGCGCGGGGAACGGTGTTTCGCGAGGAAGGGCTACAGTTCTCTCCCGGCGACGACAGCGGCGGAAACGGCAAACAGCTCTATGCGACACTGTTGACCGGGCCCGACGATGTCGATCGACTCGACGACGAGAGGGACGAAATTCACGCGTTCGTTTCGGAGACGGACTTCGAGCGCCGGGCCGTCCTTGTCGTCCAGACCGGCTGGGGATCGGGGTCGATACTGCCCCATCTGAAACGCATCGAGGCGACCGACACCGGAATCCACGCCTTCGGCTGTTACACCCGGCCCTGCGTCTACACCGCCGATTACACCGCCCGCACAACGGTGGCACGGTTCGAGCGCCCAGACGCACTTGACAGCGGCGTCGTCAGCCTGACCGTCGACCCGTCGACGCGGTACAACGTGGCGACGGGCGAGGACGTGGTAACAATCGACCAGTCGAACTGACCCCGTGTTCTTTGCGACCTGCCGGTGAAGCGACAGCTATGGCAGCCCTCCTGATTCGAACCCTCCACGTGCTCGCGATGGCGGCCCTCGTCGGCGGCACGACCGTTCTCTGGTACAGCTATCGGAGCGGCGCTATTGCCTCGCTCGCGCCCGCGCAACAGTTTGAGTGGCTGTTCTGGGGCGGTGTCGGCGTACTCGTGTTCACCGGCATCGGGAACCTCGGCGCGCTCGGGCCGCCGGGTCCCGGAACCGACTGGGGACGAACACTGCTGGCGAAACTCGCCATCGTCGTTGTCCTCATCGGCGGGTCGGTCGTCCGTACGCTTTTGCTCGTCCGAGCCAGTGACCGCGAGGGCACGTTCGACGACCTACCCCCGGCCATTCAGCAAACGCTCTCGCGGGCCTACGGCGCGACGGCGGCCGTCCTCTTGAGCATCGTCGTCCTCGCGGAGGTCCTCGCGCATGGGTGAGAACCAGCGTGAGCGGGAAGCTATGGCGGAACGAGCGAGTGAGACCAAGCCAGCGCGCGACGCCAGACAGCGTTCTACGCGACCGGTGCCACTCGTGACGTGGACGCTCGCCACGTTCGACACTGCCCTGTTCGTCCTGCTCGGCGTCCTCGCCGCCCACGCGAGCGGTGGCCTCGCCGACCTGCTCGCCGGGCTGAACACCCTCGTCGGCGTCGCCGTCTTCTGCTATCTCTGGGCGCTGTTCGTCCTGGCCGTTCGGTGGGTCCACAGCCGGGTGGCACTTGTGGATGTCCCGCTGCAAACCCTCGTCCTCCACGGAGTTGCGGCCGGGAGTGTCGCAGGCGTCGCGTTCTTGCTGGGACTGCTCGCGGTGGCACTCGTCCCAACAATACAGGGCGGCGGGGTCAGCCTCCAGACCGTGGTACTGGTCCTGCTCATCGGAGCCGGTGTCGCCGCTATCGTCGGCGGCGTCGTCGGCCTGCTCGCCAGCCTGCTGGATATCGCAGTCTACGGACTGGCAGGCTCTCTGCTGCCCGAAGCCGGGGGCGAGCGGGTCACGGAATCTCGCCGACGGTGACGAAGAACGGCACGGTCTCGTGGCGCTCGTAGGCCTCGTCCTGCATCTGCTCGACCACGTCGCGGCCCATCGACCGCCAGCGCTCCCGGAGCGCATCGTACTCGGCGGGCGTCGCCTCGCCGTTGAGAATCGTTTCGCGGTCGTGAGCCAGCCCGGTCCCGGTCGCCTTCCGCCGGGCGGCCTGCATCGCCGCGTCGTCGTAGGGTGGTTCGATTTGCTGCTCCTGGTCGTACTGTGTCGTCGAAACGACGGTCAGCTCCGCATCGCTGAACACGTCGGCGGCGTCACTACCGAGGGTCACGTCTGTCCGCACTCCATCGAGAAAAAGCCGGCGAGCGCGGCGGGCCAGCATGGGCTCCGCGTCGACGGTCGACTCAACGGTGACCGCAGCGTTGTTCGGCTCGATGGCAGCCACCCGGTCGGTGGCGACGCGGGCGAACTCCCGGACTGCGACCTCGGGGTCGGGGAGGTTGATGAGCAGCGCCTGGCACACGACCAGATCGAAGCTGTCGTCGTCGAAAGGGAGTTGCGTCGCGTCCCCACAGACGGTCGGGTCGCCGGCGGCGGCCAGCAGGTCCGTATCGGCGTCGAGGCCGACGACCGTGCCGTCGGTCTCCTCGCGGAGGACACGGGTC
This region includes:
- a CDS encoding pyridoxal-phosphate-dependent aminotransferase family protein translates to MDAAPTVGELTPPDRTLMGPGPSDVHPRVLKAMSTPLVGHLDPSFIEIMDEVQNLLRYTFRTDNKWTIPVSGTGSAAMEAAIGNVVEPGDTMLVPTNGYFGDRMASMAERAGGEVVTVDAPWGQPLDPAAVEAAFDEHSPDVFGFVHAETSTGVLQPSVPELTDIAHANDALVIADSVTSLGGVELRVDEWGIDVAYSGPQKCLSCPPGASPLTLNDDAMDKVLSRESEARSWYLDISLLEGYWGEERAYHHTAPITNVYALREALRLVAEEGIEERWDRHLRVAGALKAGVEGMGLEMNAPDDFWLPSLNTVRVPDGVDDGAVIQYLLDEYDLEIASGLGALEGDIWRIGCMGHSARRQNVSYLLAALGNALGEQGAAIDVDAGLAAMSERF
- a CDS encoding universal stress protein; its protein translation is MYSVLIPVDRDEARASNQASYVSQLPDATDTVEATVLYVVPPDEFADAAEVAFDDIDAAVQAANQLEAAGVSVTRMVDDGGVAQQIVRTATELDSDEIVVGGRKRSGVSKVLLGSTAQDVLLSAERPVTITGESVVLGDGIRRVLVPVDTSEERARNQAKYLTSLPNIPDSVEATVLFVFPHQDYKGAPSHDFEEVDAAVTAAEHLEAKGISVERVAVGGEVGRKILDAATDRDADSIVIGGRKRSGIANVLLGGTTQDIMLAAERPVTLTG
- a CDS encoding double zinc ribbon domain-containing protein, whose product is MSKITFRADDDLIDQLEAFDASKSEVMREALREYLGDASPSASDPPSSASESVTDAETIDELIEERVDSIIADRLQTRHHHPQPQDVNVNISLDGVSAGAANAETEQRRTADRGASAEDGRSHSESQASDTSGRKTEPETRERSDTEERKTCAQCGENLGSDHVYCPNCGEKASRRVFCDCGDELRSDWGFCPGCGRRTPAADVLDQT
- a CDS encoding ribbon-helix-helix domain-containing protein, with the protein product MERVTLRIPKQQIEEVEQMVETGEYPNRSEAIRSAVREMLAEEGSEKASEKKRSWAKV
- the ftsZ gene encoding cell division protein FtsZ; translation: MQDIVNEALERDEQEQKQLSDSDVDGFGDPRIVIVGCGGAGNNTVNRLYNIGVEGADTVAINTDKQHLKMIEADTKILVGKSLTNGLGAGGDPSMGERATEMAQGTIKEVLGDADLVFVTAGMGGGTGTGAAPVVSKIAKEQGAIVVGMVSTPFNVERARTVKAEEGLEKLRNEADSIIVLDNNRLLDYVPNLPIGKAFSVMDQIIAETVKGISETITQPSLINLDYADMTSIMNQGGVAVMLVGETQDKNKTEEVVKDAMNHPLLDVDYRGASGGLVHITGGPDLTLKEAEGIAQNITERLEADANVIWGARIQEEYKGKVRVMAIMTGVQSAQVLGPTTQKQANKSREAIQEVGDDTSFDASDNVESFDSPAPNSGSQSSGGRTTGYSETDGGQDQREKNNGLDVIRTNK
- a CDS encoding tRNA 2-thiolation protein NcsA — encoded protein: MECDKCGENAVLHAAYSGLHLCESHLCRAVTKRVRRRIREDGLVSDDATVEDPETWVIGLSGGKDSVVLTQILHDTFAEDPRIELVALSIHEGIEGYRDASLEACEELTDDLGIEHVTVSYAEEFGVQMDDVVEDDPEGMAACAYCGVFRRDLLSKYAEELDADKLLTGHNLDDEAETALMNFLEGDISQIAKHFEASLGPFDSSADAPTEQTREAQDHHIPRAKPLRDIPEKEVALYARFEDLPAHITECPHAEEAYRGEIQELMLGLEENHPGTRHSIMAGYEKLAALAADTYGGENSDTDYGECDNCGAPTARDLCRKCNLLDALEAV
- a CDS encoding alpha/beta fold hydrolase, producing the protein MQIRVYDEGAVQDCLFVLGWGNRCRHRTVQWLIDQLTTAYRVHAVELPTHITDYRREWVGPVQEYAADLGRFDLLGHSAGGLTAAHLDADGIGNRVYLSPWWDSDFPVPGPVLDAIASLPITKPFIPIDTLDADAIGDLATAQQLAEAPSSVSPAFLRTVFRAQRSLPPARDTAAAFCSLTDTVVDPRAVGERLPADRIRLYDGGHELFSSSGREDTAETVIDTLQHGPDAL
- a CDS encoding DUF2332 domain-containing protein, producing MSALQAQFRDLAEWATDSSPLYAHLCREAAEDSDILDIAATVPEGRQAPHLLLAAVHYLLDRHPDHRLAEYYPSISPESQAPDDGCFPAFREFCLDHADAIRPLLRTRRTQTNAVRRSAVLYPAIAQVASAADGPLALVELGPSAGLNLLFDRYRYDYDGRVVGNSDSPVTIGSRVRRGDSPLPETPPAIRSRVGLDRNPLDVTDEADRDWLRALVWPEHEERRAVLDGALTVARDDPPELIEGDMLDDLPPVLDEIPSDVPVCVVNTLVLYQVPAELSEALTALLEAQMAERQLHWLTGRRDLSGGESVELDWKRWSGDGVKTTHLVDYEPHGAWLSWRP
- a CDS encoding DUF7095 family protein, which gives rise to MSLDRPEAVERVEEIVATVEDETMPVPVREVWVYGDVALGLDPVERLDVYVTKDILFKDAPERAEEFQRSHGVDGVGKTVRAAWADEHPEYIRANANGHAAPEKCLAAHLLNDDEPVHLEVCNASFEDNVTQRLKGAKMRNDYEQILDPRGACLWLDGERSPDAFQKLRDNEFVFPTLTQSLSMLGMDETEAGDAADAVKEYRAQQEGATVRGDVV
- a CDS encoding CopD family protein, giving the protein MAALLIRTLHVLAMAALVGGTTVLWYSYRSGAIASLAPAQQFEWLFWGGVGVLVFTGIGNLGALGPPGPGTDWGRTLLAKLAIVVVLIGGSVVRTLLLVRASDREGTFDDLPPAIQQTLSRAYGATAAVLLSIVVLAEVLAHG
- a CDS encoding class I SAM-dependent methyltransferase, whose amino-acid sequence is MWTDSREALSDLQLGECERVLDVGCGTGELTRVLREETDGTVVGLDADTDLLAAAGDPTVCGDATQLPFDDDSFDLVVCQALLINLPDPEVAVREFARVATDRVAAIEPNNAAVTVESTVDAEPMLARRARRLFLDGVRTDVTLGSDAADVFSDAELTVVSTTQYDQEQQIEPPYDDAAMQAARRKATGTGLAHDRETILNGEATPAEYDALRERWRSMGRDVVEQMQDEAYERHETVPFFVTVGEIP